The following coding sequences are from one Primulina eburnea isolate SZY01 chromosome 15, ASM2296580v1, whole genome shotgun sequence window:
- the LOC140814668 gene encoding urease accessory protein D isoform X1, producing MERGKVVVERVGGKSTVTRCISKYPLKFIIPNKVGPAQTDAVWIYTITYGGGIVSGDSIGCEITVGDGCAAVLTTQSSTKVYKCVGSKCSEQKLEASIGKDALLAVIPDPVTCFSTAKYSQLQIFKVVPESSLLLVDWITSGRHERGEKWEFSFYKSTNRILTKEDEPVFLDTALLEQGNYGSISDHLQDYQSIAMIVLLGPKLKHVQHQIQEDVKKLMSEQLHVPSIRSGGDKCFPKPRFIASCSVFGPKGTGVVIRVASMTTESIYNFLQHELAAMKPLLGVSPYF from the exons ATGGAAAGAGGGAAGGTGGTTGTGGAGAGGGTCGGTGGCAAATCAACGGTGACCCGATGCATTTCCAAGTACCCTCTCAAATTCATCATTCCCAATAAA GTGGGACCCGCTCAAACAGATGCTGTCTGGATTTACACCATCACCTATGGCGGTGGCATCGTCTCT GGTGATTCTATTGGGTGTGAGATTACGGTGGGGGATGGCTGTGCGGCAGTTTTGACCACCCAATCTTCTACCAAG GTATACAAGTGTGTCGGATCCAAGTGTTCTGAACAAAAATTGGAG GCTAGTATTGGGAAGGACGCTCTTCTTGCTGTAATTCCAGACCCAGTCACGTGCTTTTCCACTGCAAAGTATTCTCAAttgcaaattttcaaagttgtTCCTGAATCGAGCTTGCTTCTTGTTGATTGGATTACCAGTGGTCGTCATGAGAGGGGAGAAAAATGGGAATTTTCTTTTTACAAGAGTACTAATCGGATTCTCACGAAAGAGGACGAGCCTGTGTTTCTTGACACG GCATTGTTAGAGCAAGGAAATTATGGCAGTATTTCTGACCACCTGCAAGATTACCAATCAATAGCTATGATAGTGCTCTTGGG GCCTAAATTGAAGCATGTCCAGCATCAGATCCAGGAAGATGTGAAGAAATTAATGTCGGAGCAACTTCATGTCCCTTCTATCAGATCAGGAGGTGATAAATGTTTTCCAAAACCAAGATTTATTGCTTCTTGCAGTGTGTTTGGCCCAAAG GGGACCGGAGTTGTGATTAGAGTAGCATCCATGACAACTGAATCCATCTACAATTTCCTGCAACATGAATTGGCTGCCATGAAACCATTGCTTGGAGTTTCACCCTATTTCTAG
- the LOC140814668 gene encoding urease accessory protein D isoform X2: MERGKVVVERVGGKSTVTRCISKYPLKFIIPNKVGPAQTDAVWIYTITYGGGIVSGDSIGCEITVGDGCAAVLTTQSSTKASIGKDALLAVIPDPVTCFSTAKYSQLQIFKVVPESSLLLVDWITSGRHERGEKWEFSFYKSTNRILTKEDEPVFLDTALLEQGNYGSISDHLQDYQSIAMIVLLGPKLKHVQHQIQEDVKKLMSEQLHVPSIRSGGDKCFPKPRFIASCSVFGPKGTGVVIRVASMTTESIYNFLQHELAAMKPLLGVSPYF; encoded by the exons ATGGAAAGAGGGAAGGTGGTTGTGGAGAGGGTCGGTGGCAAATCAACGGTGACCCGATGCATTTCCAAGTACCCTCTCAAATTCATCATTCCCAATAAA GTGGGACCCGCTCAAACAGATGCTGTCTGGATTTACACCATCACCTATGGCGGTGGCATCGTCTCT GGTGATTCTATTGGGTGTGAGATTACGGTGGGGGATGGCTGTGCGGCAGTTTTGACCACCCAATCTTCTACCAAG GCTAGTATTGGGAAGGACGCTCTTCTTGCTGTAATTCCAGACCCAGTCACGTGCTTTTCCACTGCAAAGTATTCTCAAttgcaaattttcaaagttgtTCCTGAATCGAGCTTGCTTCTTGTTGATTGGATTACCAGTGGTCGTCATGAGAGGGGAGAAAAATGGGAATTTTCTTTTTACAAGAGTACTAATCGGATTCTCACGAAAGAGGACGAGCCTGTGTTTCTTGACACG GCATTGTTAGAGCAAGGAAATTATGGCAGTATTTCTGACCACCTGCAAGATTACCAATCAATAGCTATGATAGTGCTCTTGGG GCCTAAATTGAAGCATGTCCAGCATCAGATCCAGGAAGATGTGAAGAAATTAATGTCGGAGCAACTTCATGTCCCTTCTATCAGATCAGGAGGTGATAAATGTTTTCCAAAACCAAGATTTATTGCTTCTTGCAGTGTGTTTGGCCCAAAG GGGACCGGAGTTGTGATTAGAGTAGCATCCATGACAACTGAATCCATCTACAATTTCCTGCAACATGAATTGGCTGCCATGAAACCATTGCTTGGAGTTTCACCCTATTTCTAG
- the LOC140814668 gene encoding urease accessory protein D isoform X3 codes for MHFQVGPAQTDAVWIYTITYGGGIVSGDSIGCEITVGDGCAAVLTTQSSTKVYKCVGSKCSEQKLEASIGKDALLAVIPDPVTCFSTAKYSQLQIFKVVPESSLLLVDWITSGRHERGEKWEFSFYKSTNRILTKEDEPVFLDTALLEQGNYGSISDHLQDYQSIAMIVLLGPKLKHVQHQIQEDVKKLMSEQLHVPSIRSGGDKCFPKPRFIASCSVFGPKGTGVVIRVASMTTESIYNFLQHELAAMKPLLGVSPYF; via the exons ATGCATTTCCAA GTGGGACCCGCTCAAACAGATGCTGTCTGGATTTACACCATCACCTATGGCGGTGGCATCGTCTCT GGTGATTCTATTGGGTGTGAGATTACGGTGGGGGATGGCTGTGCGGCAGTTTTGACCACCCAATCTTCTACCAAG GTATACAAGTGTGTCGGATCCAAGTGTTCTGAACAAAAATTGGAG GCTAGTATTGGGAAGGACGCTCTTCTTGCTGTAATTCCAGACCCAGTCACGTGCTTTTCCACTGCAAAGTATTCTCAAttgcaaattttcaaagttgtTCCTGAATCGAGCTTGCTTCTTGTTGATTGGATTACCAGTGGTCGTCATGAGAGGGGAGAAAAATGGGAATTTTCTTTTTACAAGAGTACTAATCGGATTCTCACGAAAGAGGACGAGCCTGTGTTTCTTGACACG GCATTGTTAGAGCAAGGAAATTATGGCAGTATTTCTGACCACCTGCAAGATTACCAATCAATAGCTATGATAGTGCTCTTGGG GCCTAAATTGAAGCATGTCCAGCATCAGATCCAGGAAGATGTGAAGAAATTAATGTCGGAGCAACTTCATGTCCCTTCTATCAGATCAGGAGGTGATAAATGTTTTCCAAAACCAAGATTTATTGCTTCTTGCAGTGTGTTTGGCCCAAAG GGGACCGGAGTTGTGATTAGAGTAGCATCCATGACAACTGAATCCATCTACAATTTCCTGCAACATGAATTGGCTGCCATGAAACCATTGCTTGGAGTTTCACCCTATTTCTAG
- the LOC140813451 gene encoding uncharacterized protein — MAINLKVLLFESALISRGFVSASKPSLKAKIDKETCGKVIEAAETVKDGTKQVVNEVKKVGQAITEKVAAATGKVVADVTTKKLEKAAENAKSGTSKDALDTAKVAAEVFKDKISDKLNE; from the exons ATGGCGATTAATCTCAAAGTTTTATTGTTCGAAAGTGCATTGATTTCAAGGGGATTTGTATCTGCCTCCAAGCCATCTCTAAAA GCGAAGATTGATAAAGAAACGTGTGGAAAGGTGATAGAGGCTGCAGAAACAGTGAAAGATGGAACGAAACAAGTGGTTAACGAAGTGAAAAAGGTTGGCCAAGCCATCACAGAGAAGGTGGCGGCAGCAACAGGAAAG GTGGTGGCGGATGTGACCACGAAAAAGCTTGAAAAAGCAGCAGAAAATGCAAAGAGTGGAACAAGTAAGGATGCTTTGGACACAGCCAAAGTAGCTGCTGAAGTATTCAAAGATAAAATTTCTGataaattaaatgaataa
- the LOC140814548 gene encoding probable pectate lyase 8 — protein sequence MAMGASGKWLRPLFSLLLLLVLFVGAMSRVHQNESTLNFRAVDKEQLQSSPNSTMAARSEGIDEGTALNEHAVDDPEEVAKMVEMAIQNSTERRKLGFFSCGTGNPIDDCWRCDPNWHNNRKKLADCGIGFGRNAIGGRDGQFYVVTDPGDDDPVNPRPGTLRHAVIQKEPLWIVFKRDMIITLKQELIMNSFKTIDGRGVNVHIANGGCITVQFITNVIIHGLHIHDCKRTGNAMVRSSPSHYGWRTMADGDAISIFGSSHIWVDHNSLSNCADGLVDAVMGSTAITISNNYFTHHNEVILLGHSDNYVRDKQMQVTIAYNHFGEGLIQRMPRCRLGYFHVVNNDYTHWEMYAIGGSANPTINSQGNRYLAPTNPFAKEVTKRVDTAESQWKGWNWRSAGDLMLNGAYFTPSGAGASASYARASSLGAKSSSMVGSITSSAGVLGCRPGCQC from the exons ATGGCAATGGGAGCTTCCGGAAAATGGCTGCGGCCTCTGTTTTCTTTGCTGCTGCTGCTCGTGCTTTTCGTTGGAGCAATGTCAAGAGTTCACCAAAACGAATCAACCCTAAATTTCAG AGCTGTGGACAAAGAGCAGTTGCAGAGCTCTCCAAACTCGACAATGGCGGCGAG GTCGGAAGGAATTGATGAGGGTACCGCTTTGAATGAGCATGCGGTGGATGACCCGGAGGAGGTTGCAAAAATGGTTGAAAT GGCCATCCAGAACAGCACAGAGAGGCGAAAACTTGGATTTTTCTCCTGTGGAACTGGTAACCCTATTGATGACTGCTGGCGTTGTGATCCGAATTGGCATAACAACCGAAAGAAACTTGCTGACTGTGGTATTGGTTTTGGGCGCAATGCCATTGGTGGACGTGATGGCCAATTCTACGTTGTCACTGATCCTGGTGATGATGACCCTGTCAACCCTAGGCCCGGCACTCTACGTCATGCTGTTATCCAGAAGGAGCCTCTTTGGATTGTGTTCAAGCGCGACATGATCATAACTTTGAAGCAAGAGCTCATAATGAACAGCTTTAAGACCATAGATGGTCGTGGAGTCAATGTGCACATTGCTAATGGAGGGTGCATCACAGTCCAATTCATTACCAATGTGATCATTCACGGGCTACACATTCACGACTGTAAGCGAACAGGAAATGCAATGGTGCGGAGCTCACCATCACATTATGGTTGGAGGACGATGGCTGATGGTGATGCCATTTCTATCTTTGGCTCAAGCCATATCTGGGTGGATCATAACTCGCTATCTAACTGTGCTGACGGCCTTGTAGATGCTGTCATGGGCTCTACTGCCATTACCATTTCAAACAATTATTTTACCCATCATAATGAG GTTATACTGTTGGGTCATAGTGATAATTATGTTAGAGACAAGCAAATGCAAGTGACAATCGCCTATAATCATTTTGGGGAAGGCCTCATTCAGAGAATGCCAAG GTGCAGACTTGGATACTTCCACGTTGTGAACAATGACTACACTCATTGGGAGATGTATGCCATCGGTGGAAGTGCGAACCCCACCATCAACAGCCAAGGCAACAGATATCTTGCACCAACCAATCCTTTTGCAAAAGAG GTGACAAAGAGGGTAGACACTGCTGAGAGTCAATGGAAGGGTTGGAACTGGAGATCAGCCGGTGACCTGATGTTGAATGGAGCTTATTTTACTCCATCTGGAGCCGGAGCTTCAGCCAGCTATGCTAGAGCTTCAAGCTTAGGTGCCAAGTCTTCTTCCATGGTTGGATCTATCACTTCTAGTGCTGGAGTTCTTGGTTGCCGGCCCGGCTGCCAGTGCTAA